The genomic interval tgtttttagaatgGCTAAACATTATTACCAATAACACAGACTTACATTTTCTACATGATcaaataatgtacagtatatgttacaacaatatatataatatatatatattgttacatCTGTAACAAATGCAGAAATCTGCCTACAATATTTAGTTAACATTGTAactaacatttaaacattttaattggatTAGGCCTTTGGGTTTAATCATAATCCTGACTAATGGTCTCGCCTCAGGTAAACTAAATGGTTTATActaaatttaacaaaatgtattatacAGTACTGGTAAAACGGTATTATACAATACTAAAACTTGTTTAAACTAAGTTCTTATTGTGGGCCAGCACTGTCCTTGCTCTTCTCCTCATCTTCATGGTTATCTTGAGGAGGTTCCTTTTCCAGAACCACTTTTCCAGACTCCACATCCTCAACTGTTGATGGTTCATGGTTATCTCGAGGAGGTTTCTATTCCAGAACCACCTTTCCAGACTCCACATCCTCAACTGTTGATGGTTCATGGTTATCTCGAGGAGGTTTCTATTCCAGAACCACCTTTCCAGACTCCACATCCTCAACTGTTGATGGTTCATGGTTATCTTGGGGAGGTTCCTTTTCCAGAACCATCTTTCCAGACTCCACATCCTCAGCTGTTTGTGGTTCATGGTTATCTTGGGGAGGTTCCTTTTCCAGAACCATCTTTCCAGACTCCACATCCTCAACTGTTGGTGGTTCAGGGTTATCTTGGGGAGGTTCCTTTTCCAGAACCATATTTTCAGACTCCACATCCTCAACTGTTGGTGGTTCATGGTTATCTTGGGGAGGTTCCTTTTCCATAACCATATTTTCAGACTCCACATCCTCAACTGTTGGTGGTTCAGGGTTATCTTGGGGAGGTTCCTTTTCCAGAACCATATTTTCAGACTCCACATCCTCAACTGTTGGTGGTTCATGGTTATCTTGGGGAAGTTCCTTTTCCGGAACCACCTTTCCAGACTCCACATCCTCCAATGTTGAAGAATCCATTGAACGATCCATTGAACTCTCCGCAAGAACTTCCATTTCATCTTCGCTGAGCGGCTCCATCACGGGCTCAATTCCTTCTTCTGAACTGTTCATATCGATAGCGTTTGGTTGGTTCTCAACGGACTCCTCTGGCTTCTGCTCATGGGTGAGCATGTGTGCCATGTAGCCTCGCTGTGAGAGATAAATTTTGCAGATGTCACAGTAGAATGGGGTCATCACATTGTGTTTGTCCATGTGTTTGATGTAGCCATTGACTCTTAGAAAACCCTTATCGCAGGTCTTACACAAGAGTTTTTCCCCAGCATGAGACGATTTGAGGTGCTGAATGAGGGAACCCCTGAACTGAAAGGTCTTTTCACAGATGGGGCAGATGCACGTAAGTTTGGACGAGTGATGCTTCATGTGAGCAATGAGAGCAACTTTGTAACCAAAACGTCTGGGACATAAGTGGCAGGTGAACGGCATGGTCGACTCCGCATCCTCGTGAACTTTCTGGTGAGCTTTCAAAAAAGCTTGATGGGCAAAGccttttccacactgttggcacaCAAACCTCCTATCGGGATTCTCCTTAGCATGTATGGCTCGATGCCGCAAAAGGAGACTCATTTCATCAAACCTCTCACCACAAGTTGAACACACATGAAACTTTTCTTTAACTTcagatttgtttttctttttaccgTGATTAGCACGTTGATGCTTCATTAGGTTGCGTTTACTACGAAACCTCTGGCCACAAGTTAAACAGCTGATATACTTTCTTTTGACATGATCTTTTTTATCCTCTAAAATTACAGTCGAAATACAGTCCTCTGTAACGGCCAGTTCGCTCTGCTCATATTTAACACACTCATCCAGTGAGGAATTCTGCTCTTGTCCAGATGTCATGTTGGAACTCAGCTCATATTCAAGAGGCTCCTCTTTGACGCACGCAAGTGAAATGGCCTCAGAAATTGTGATTTTGCATGTGTCATTTTCCACACTCTCATCTTCTGCTTCCTGTCAGATAAAACAGAATCCAGTACAGCATTacataatataattgttttatatatatacatagagagagagagagaattttaatttaaaacatgagTGTCGAAttataaataactacattttatatatatagatatatatatatatatatatatatatatatatatagatagatatatataaaattatgtagtttataaaattataattttcctATATGTAATATAgaaatgaaatgtaattatatataagctaaattttattatatacaatataacaagcaaaatgaaaacatatattacacattttaatataaaatatggatgctaaattataattatatattacataaaaaataattaaaagaaaaagtacaatatactgtatattctaatgttttcatttttcctaaaatatacaatttatatataataaacaacCTGGATTTCCTATGAATTGAaaactaattgaaaaaaaaaaaaaaaaattagttatcTTACCCCTATCTCCTTTTCAGTCTCAGATGATCGACTAACAGTAAATACTGTAGGAACAGCATCCACGCTTAGTATCAAGCATGTGGTGTAACCCAGATCCATTTTGAAGTAGTTCTCCTCGGAGAAATGATCCCCGCACACCCGGGATGAAGAGTTCGCGTTTTCTTCATCAGCTTTACTGTCTTCAATAAACTTTAACCAAAGATTCCGTCTTTTCGGATCCTCGGGTAACATGTAATGGATAATGTTGTCCGATCGGTTCGGACAACCACCTACCACACATTTATGTACCATAATATTTACGGTCTAACTGAAATTGGGCTTTAATATGGAATGATTAGACTATGAAAACAAGCTGATATTTGCATTCAGACTGCTTGCTAACCTTTGATCATAATAGACAATTCTACTTTAAGacgttttaaatataaagtaaagCCAGAGATGTTCAAAACAAAGCCTCAATGTTGTTTCTTCAGATGTTACTGACGTTAATGATAAAATTGTCGCCCCCTACCGGATAGGAGGAcggaacctttttttttcttccaaaaacattcagaaaacatttaacAACAGACGTGGAGGATACATAAAACAGATCTTTTTAGCTTTACAgaatatacttatatatttttccttttctctttTAGTTCTTCTGACctaatcaaaaattaaataaataaataattagaagTTAATCATTCTAATCATTTATCATATATTACCATATCATATCAGataataataaattagatttaatacactcctataaaaaataaaatgatcccTGAACTGGCTCGCGGTTGTGAATAAAGTTTTTCGCTGTTGAATGAAGCATTCTGCGCATGCGTCATTCTCAGCTTTTCTCGCTAGCGGCGCTGAACAGCTCACCACAGCACGTTTGAGAAGTAAAATATTTGACATATGGTTATAATTCCCTGACGTTTCGAAACTTTATACCAGAGTCGTCGACGTGATTTAAATAATATGCCGAAAAACAAAGGTAAGGTGGTTTCCTAAGACAAATGTGAGAGATGTTAGCCTTGAATGTAACTTAGCAAACATGGTAACGTGAGCTGTTGCGCGAGAAATTGAATGTAGCAGCTAATTGTCATTGtttgattttcagtttttctagataaatgtttttaaatcagtttttgggcctttaagttcataaaacaaaataaaatatgctgTCAGATAATGAAAGGGATGCCCTCGGCCGGCGTTGTGTGTTACGCAGTTACAGATAGATGGTATAGTTACAGTTAAACGTACATTGATCTTTACCTGCTTATgatattgttacatttaattattaaactaaTGTTTCTAAGAGGGCTTCTACATGCTTAATTTGCCCAACAAATATACATGAAATTATCAATAGATCAAAATCATCCATGTCAGATATCCTGCTGGATATTTGTACTTTGCTCAGTGATTAGACaacatttgtaatgtaatgtgttAATGAGAAGACATTGTTCCAGGTATATGATGGCACCTAATCTTATTTTATATCTCTGTTTCCAGGTAAAGGAGGAAAAAATCGGCGGCGTGGTAAGAATGAGAATGAATCTGAGAAAAGGGAGCTGGTGTTTAAAGAGGATGGACAAGGTATGTTGTAATACTCTTCCATATAATAAACATTCTGCCTTTACTTGAACTGCTTTTAGTTTATCATTTGTTGTAAAACCATCTTCTTCTAGAATATGCTCAGGTCATCAAGATGTTGGGAAATGGGAGATTGGAGGCCATGTGTTTTGATGGAGTCAAACGGCTTTGTCACATCCGAGGAAAGCTCCGGAAAAAGGTGCACTTTACAGTTTTGGGCTAAATGTGGATTCATCGTTTTCATCACTTTGTGAATGAGCTTGACTGGGCTGAATTTAAAACATGTAGGCCAATCAGTCAGTATTGTTTGATTAAACTAAATAATTGATGTAACTGATGTTGTGTATGGAATTTTTTATACAGGAAAACTTGCGCATGGAAAAAATAATGTtctgaaatgaaaatgtatctgcttaaaatgtttattttgttctttaacAAGAAATCCAAAGATGCTTTTGTCTTGTAATTAAtgctcttgtttttttttgtttttcttcttattcttcttcttcttcttaaaTTTAGGTGTGGATTAACACATCAGACATTATACTCATTGGATTAAGGGACTACCAggtgtgtttaaatatatattttttaatttaatataattatactgatataatataattaaatatagctataaatataataaaaatataattatttatagtcATTGGATTAATGGGCTATCATTTCGTAAGTTAACAATTATTAtaagataataaataatatagatatataatataatacaaataaacttattttgtcatttaaataatatatttttttgtttgcctggaaagaaattaatttccAATGTCACTTAAAAGCTTTACTCTTGTAGTTTAAAAATAAGATTCAGTTCTTTAATGCGAGGTTTTTGAATATCTCACACTTTAAATTCTAAAATCTCTTATCAGGATAACAAAGCAGATGTCATTTTGAAGTATAATGCTGATGAAGCTCGGAGTCTGAAAGCCTACGGAGAGCTTCCAGAACACGGTGAGTATATTCTGGGAAATATAACCTACTAGACAGTTCTTGATGAAAGGCGGTTCTTGGCTTGCAATATGCTGATCTTTTTGCTGTGCTGTATTAAATGTCATGTCATTAAATTCTTTCTTTTGGTGCCTTGCAGCCAAAATCAACGAGACTGATACCTTCGGGCCTGGTGATGATGAAGATATTCAGTTTGATGATAttggtgatgatgatgaggacATTGATGATGTAAGTTCTGATGCAGTCTTATATTCATCAGAGgtttaagttaaattaaaaacGGAATGTTTTGAGTGATTCGTTGAAATGAAGATGTGATGCAAGttgtttgtctgtgtttgtcCTGACAATACTATATCTATTCCGCAGATCTAAGAGCAAGAAGCTGGGAAGTGAATGTTTCTCAGCCTTAAGCTACAATATCCTCACCCCTCCCCTCCCTGAAGTCGCCCCTCCATCATTATGTACACGAAGGCTCAAGTTTTGGGTTTCTCTTACTAAACACATGACTGCATTTTCACATTCAATCCATTTTGTTatcttttaatgtatttatattgaTTTCACATCAAGTGGAATTTAGTTACAAGTACAGAATCTATGGATTCGCAATAAAAAGATAACCAATTTTATGTTTGGTCTTGCAGTCTGTATCCTAATAGACATTCAAACATTCTGTAAGGGTGAGTGAAACTGTTATGAGAAAAGCTGATACCTCCAGAATGCCTCTTGtctttttgaatgtttttgaaatctcTTTAAGATTTACTGGTCACAAAATTGATGCATTGGacaatgcatttattcaaaaagcCTCTCTCTGATTAGCTCTTTGTTTTAATCCATCctaattttcttttgtgtttttgtctacttcaaatgatgatgataatactAATTTTACAGGGCTGCTCAATTTATGAAAGTATTAAATCTTGATGCTTTCTGTATTACTTCACAGTTGCTACTTAGAGTGACAACTTTACAGCTTAATACTAAACTACAGTAAACATCAGCAACTGAAATATTTGTAAGATGAAAatggaacctttttttttttttactttctaaaaTGATAGCTCACAAAGCAAATATCCAGAATGCACAAGTATTTTTGTATGCAAATAggctaataaaataataatgagagTTTATTGATTGTATTCTTGCAGAACTGGCCCTTTTCAAAAAAGCATGTTGgttataatttgttattttacgTGTATTGTTTTGATGAGCTTACAATGGTTGCTTTTTGTCCTCTGCTGCTTTTGATCAGAAAACCCgtgattttgaaataaaattcaaCAACATTCAAAATCTTAGAAATGTGTATTTTAAGCCTTTTGAAATATAAGTCATCAACCAGGTTCCTCAATCTTGGGTCAAATACTCACTTTTTACCTCcagtatttataaaatgtacaaaattaccatttaaaatattgtCTTTATTGTTGCAGGCATTTTGTGTTAGATGTGGCTATAAAATAGAGAGTATAATTATAGTAAGTGTGTGTCTAGCCATAGGCTTGAGTGATATTAGTCACTGTGTTTTGCCCCGTCACGTGTGTTGCTGTGTGGAAAAACAAAGGTAGCCTAATGCACGTGCGTCTGCATATATTCTTTATAATGTCAAGTTTGGCTTGTGATTAAAATTGTCCACTGCTAAAATTCTACAAACCAGCCACACTTAAATTCACACACTTCTGTAACTGGATGTGTATTCTAGAAACAGGCTGTTGGTGATCTGATTGtgcacattttgcatgcatATATGTAGTCCAGACATCCAGGCAGATGTTTGCATATTTTAAGCAGTCTTTACATTGTCACTGGTCAATTATAAGACAATGGCCATTTTGCTAGTTGGATAAATGGCATACTGTATTTGCCTTTGTGGTCAGTGAAGTAGGCAATGGCTATACATTTCTAGTTAAATTAAACGTCTCCAGGGGAAATAAATAGGAAATTTCTGCCTTGTGCGCAGCTGCCGAGCTTTCCATATATAGCGCAATGTAAACTATGACGTAATGCGTTGCTCCTGGGTGCATTGCTTACACGCGCGTGCGCTCGGCACGCGGCGATTGGTCGAGCGTGTTATAATTTTTTAGAACCTCGCGCTCTTGCGGCTTCAGCCTTCACCAGTAATACCTGTTCGAGGACCGTGATGAGGTTCGGATGAATTAAACCTGAGGTGAACTGTTTTTTTCCATCGCGTTTTGATTTTTCAACTAAATAGTGATAGTTAAATGTGTTGGGTCGGAATGTCATTTGGATATTAGTCGTTGGAGTACACCCTGAGATAAACTGGACATGGCCACGACTGTGGAAAACCTGACAGGTACGTTATGTTATAttttcattctttaaaatacaaGCCTCACCCAGATATGACAGTATTGAGGAACGGATAACGGGGAAAGCGAGCATCTTGAGACGTTGTCATGGAAACAGGCGACTGAGGTGAGAGCAGAATGGGGAACCTAAGACTGACCTGTCCAGGTGAAGACTGAGTTACCCTTATGAAAGGGAAACAGACGTTTTTGCAAACCTTATataaagagagagggagagtattccttttattttgcatatgtatatataaatatatatttatcatagGAAAGACCAAGTCTAGTTTATGCCAGTAAATACTTCTCAGCGTTGGTTACATTTATGCTTCTACCAATACCTAAAGTCTTGACTACGAAAAAGCTATTAAAGATTACCTCTGTTATTacccaggaaaaaaaaagatgcagttcattaaaaacacattgatcttttgtgacaacatgccccaataGCAGGACATGCTGTCACATTACATGGGGTAAATTGGTACCTGCCCTTATTCAGCTAATTATAGGCTTCACAGctaaatttaaacagtaaaacaatcatgaaacagaaaaaagaatcaaaccattgttttagccaacaaatatattaagtaatatattgcataaatgtgtttaaaacagCCCAGAAGCTCTACTTTAAGACAATTAAGgggaaaacatttttgaaaccAACATACAAAATCACTGCAGTAGAaaacacatttgtgtaattgCACTACAGCCCTTGTGACAACCAGCTATTTATATCTATGTTTCTAACAGACACGTCAGAATAAATGTGTTTGATATTGAGTTTATTGATTTTCAGGCATGCTTTGCACTTCCtacatttaaattgattattataatgattttataataCATATTGTCCAATATGAATGTCTTTTCCTTTAAAAGCAAAGAATTTCTCCTCAGCTGTGTGAAACGTGCTTTAGATTTGAAGCTAACAGGGACCTGACAGTCTGTGCCACAGGCGCTGCTGTGAATCGTGGAAAATCACTTTATAAAAAATCGTGTTTGTGTTCCCCTTGAGCATTTTGACTTTGCATATATTTGCATACCGTTACACAATTAAAGCCACCCCTCTGTTTTAGTGCTTGTAACTGGGCCTATAACTACCATTGAGGGGGGCTTGAATATTTGATTACATCCTTGGCTTGGATCATGATTCCATAGACTCCATAGTCAAGGTGTGTTTCACTCActgtttatgtgcattttaacaTTTGATTTCTTTTCGCACTCAAAGATGGAGGCTCGAAAAAGGACAGAATTCGACTGGCCAAAGAAAGAAGAGAGGAGAAAGATAGAAGCCAAGGTGAGCTGCAAGTCTTTTAATAAACAGTCTGTCCTACTAAGATTCAGATATTACTGTGTCAACAAAGAAACATAAAATGATACGTTCCTTTCGGAATTGTCTATAACATTATGCCACTTTTAATTCCTAAATGGATTTCATGACAATCTGGTGGATAAATTAAAGGAGAGGGTAATTTCAGGGGCAATAGACTACTGCTCCATTCATCACTGAATCTGATGGATCTTGAGTAGCGGAAGACTTCTCCACTAAGTGCTTAGCACAAATGAATCAGTATTGTCAGCAGGTAGGGAGAGGCTTGGCCTTTCCCGTATCAGGGCAATCTATAGACTTATCCGTGTACACCCCCACCGTTTCTCTAGCTGTGCGGGAGCGAGCTCTCTGGGAGAAGGAACAGCGCGCACAGCAGCAGTATGAACGCTCGATGGTGGAGCGAGGGAGGCGTCTGGAGGAGCAGCGGCAAAAGGAGATGCTCCGGCGTTCAGCCGTGGAGGAGAAAAGGAGGCAGCGCATAGAGGAGGAAAAGGTCAGGGGTTACAGATGAACTTTATTCTCTTTGGGGTATATTCGCTCAGAGAACAGGtgtgaagtattttttttactgtctctatttttgttttgatttttttagcttataatattatgataaaattattatttttattatgcataCATTATgcttgctatttattttttctattcaGTATGTTTAATCTTAAAGGTGGTGTGTGTAATTTTGTAgctattaaaacataatatttaacAGTTTGTGGGGTCAAATGCGGCAGAAAGGGAATAATGTAAGTAATATattcactactgttcaaactgttttttaaagaaataaatacatttattcagaaaggatgcattgaaaagtgacagtaattaAATTTATGaaagatttctttttcaaataaatgctgttctattgaactttctattcatcaaagaattctgaatcatagtttccacaaatatattcagcagcacaactgttttcaaaattgataataataagaaatgaaatcatattagaatgatttctgaaggatcatgtgacattgaagactggagtaatgatgttgaaaattcagctttgccatcgcattttaaaatgtattaaaatagaaaacagttcttttaaattgtaatatttcacaatattactgattttactgtctTTGTAAGGATAAgaaacttcattcaaaaacattaaaaaatatatatttttaaagcttttgaacagtagtgtatatacatcatatataccagcaggggctaactgCACCATGCTAACatgctaaatatcatgtttagCATGTTAGCATGGTAcagttagcccctgctggtagatgtgAGACGACAACACATACTTAACCAATGGTGTAAGTTTGGGGGCGGGACTACCATTTTGTCTAATGGAAGATCCAGGCGTTTGGGAAATCAGTTTGGAAACAATTGTTATCTTTGCAAATCTGTTGGTGGCACAAAAAATGACACGCATCATCTTCTAACCTGAgctaaaatgatatattttttaggTTTAGCAAGTCATTCCACTATTTTTTATGTGGTAATATGAAAGCTGAACCG from Ctenopharyngodon idella isolate HZGC_01 chromosome 23, HZGC01, whole genome shotgun sequence carries:
- the si:dkey-226l10.6 gene encoding zinc finger protein 432, giving the protein MVHKCVVGGCPNRSDNIIHYMLPEDPKRRNLWLKFIEDSKADEENANSSSRVCGDHFSEENYFKMDLGYTTCLILSVDAVPTVFTVSRSSETEKEIGEAEDESVENDTCKITISEAISLACVKEEPLEYELSSNMTSGQEQNSSLDECVKYEQSELAVTEDCISTVILEDKKDHVKRKYISCLTCGQRFRSKRNLMKHQRANHGKKKNKSEVKEKFHVCSTCGERFDEMSLLLRHRAIHAKENPDRRFVCQQCGKGFAHQAFLKAHQKVHEDAESTMPFTCHLCPRRFGYKVALIAHMKHHSSKLTCICPICEKTFQFRGSLIQHLKSSHAGEKLLCKTCDKGFLRVNGYIKHMDKHNVMTPFYCDICKIYLSQRGYMAHMLTHEQKPEESVENQPNAIDMNSSEEGIEPVMEPLSEDEMEVLAESSMDRSMDSSTLEDVESGKVVPEKELPQDNHEPPTVEDVESENMVLEKEPPQDNPEPPTVEDVESENMVMEKEPPQDNHEPPTVEDVESENMVLEKEPPQDNPEPPTVEDVESGKMVLEKEPPQDNHEPQTAEDVESGKMVLEKEPPQDNHEPSTVEDVESGKVVLE
- the eif1axb gene encoding eukaryotic translation initiation factor 1A X-linked b, with amino-acid sequence MPKNKGKGGKNRRRGKNENESEKRELVFKEDGQEYAQVIKMLGNGRLEAMCFDGVKRLCHIRGKLRKKVWINTSDIILIGLRDYQDNKADVILKYNADEARSLKAYGELPEHAKINETDTFGPGDDEDIQFDDIGDDDEDIDDI